The DNA window CGATCACCGCGGCGATCTACGGCATTCCGCCAGAACGCGTCGTCGGCAGCGCGCAAGGCCTGAAGTTCGACGGCAAGGAGGGGCACGGCGACCTGCTGATCCAGCCCGCGCTCGACATCTTCGACGACGGTCCCGAGAAGCCGGTCCGAGTCTGGAGTCGCATCGGCAGGCGCCCGATCCTGTCGGCGGGCAACTCCAACGGCGACGACGAGATGCTGCAGTACTCGGGTCGACCGGGGGCCGCCGCCCTGCGGTTGCTGGTCCTGCACGACGACGCCGAACGCGAATTCGACTACACCGCAGGAGCGGAGCGGGCCCTCGAGCACGCGGCACGGTACGGCTGGACCGTCGTCAGCATCAAAAACGACTGGACGACCGTCTTCGGTGACTGACGACCTCGTCTGGATCCCCAAGCAGACGGCGACGCTGGGGTCCGATCGCCACTACCCCGAGGAGGCGCCGGCCCGGCCTGTCGGCGTCGACGGGTTCTCGATGATGGCCAGAACCGTCACGAACACAGAGTTCGCCGAGTTCGTGGATGCCACCGGCTATCTCACCGTCGCCGAACGACCTTTGGACCCCGCCGCATATCCGGACGCCCCCGCGGAGAATCTGCAGCCAGGGTCGATGGTGTTCACCCGCACGCAGGGGCCCGTGGATCTTCGACATCTCAACCTGTGGTGGACGTGGACGCCAGGGGCGTCGTGGCGCCACCCCGTCGGTCCGCTGTCGTCCATCGACAGGCGCGCCGAACACCCGGTCGTACATATCGCATACGAAGACGCGGAAGCCTATGCGGCGTGGGCCGGTATGTCTTTGCCGACCGAGGCCGAATGGGAAACCGCCGCCAGGGGCGGACTCGACCAAGCGGAATACACCTGGGGCGACGAACCGGAATCACCTGACCAACGGATGGCCAACTACTGGCACGGCGATTTCCCGTGGCGGCCGGAAAAGGGTTACGGACGCACCGCTCCGGTCGGCAGCTACCAGCCCAATGGTTACGGTCTTTACGATATGGCGGGCAATGTGTGGGAGTGGACCACCGACTGGTACGGAGAAACCCGCGACAACCAACCCTGTTGTGCCTCTGACAGTTTCGACCCGCGACAGCCGCAGTTTCAGGTGCCTCGCAGGGTGGTCAAGGGCGGATCGTTCCTGTGCGCCGACATCTACTGCCTGCGGTACCGGCCCGCCGCCCGCCGACCGCAGCCGGCCGACACCGGCATGAGCCACGTCGGCTTCCGCTGCGTCAAGCGCTAGGGAGCGTGCTGCCCACCGCTTTCGGCGGTCTTCTTGATCGCGGCGAGCGTGGCAGGTATGCCGTTCTCGGCGGCCTTTCGCCGCTTCTCGATCTCCGCATCGGCGTCGGCGCCATAGCGCTCGCGGAAGCCGGCGATGCCTGCGGGCAGGAATATCCAGGACTCGGTGAGCAGGGCTCCCTCGCCGTCGGGTGCGAAGGTGTAGCACCAGGACACCCAGCCGTTGTTGACCTCCCACGCGAACCTTCGCCCAGGCTCGGCGGCCACCACCTGACTGCGGGTCTCCCACGTTCGCTCCGGTGTCACATTGCGGCCGGTGAACCAGGCCCCGACGTGGGGACCCGCGCCCTCGTCCCACCAGCACTCCTGACAGATGGGACTCCACTCACCCATCCGCGTCACGTCAGACACCATCTCGTAGAGCTCTGCGGGTGGAACCGACACGTGAATCGTCTGCGACATATTCAGATCGCTCATGGGTCGAGTGTGCCAAAGCGCTAGGTTGGAACGCGTTCTACTTCGCCATTGATTCGCCATTGAAAGGGCAACTGGATGAGCAACGGTGGTGAGCGGGTGGCCAGGAACGCGGTCGTCATCGGCGGAGCGTCGGGCATCGGCTGGGCAACCGCGCAGGCGCTCGTCGTCGACGGTTGCCGGGTCACGATCGCCGATGTCAACGCGGACGGGGCGCGCGAGCGGGCGGCGGAACTGGGCGAGCCGCACACTTCCGCGCAGGTCGACGTGACCGACGAGGCCTCGGTGAAACGCCTCTTCGGCGAGGCGGGTCCGCTCGATGTCGTCGTGAACTGCGCGGGCTTCGGCAGCCTCGGCCTGATCACCGATCTGTCGGTCGACGAGTTTCGCGGCGTCGTCGACGTCTGCCTGAACGGATCGTTCATCGTCGCCAAGTACGCCGGGCAAAAGCTGAGCGTGGGCGGATCGCTGGTGTCGATCAGCTCCCTGAACGGACGGCAACCGGCCGTCGGGATGAGCGCTTACTGCTCGGCGAAGGCCGGGCTGTCGATGCTGACCCAGGTCGCGGCGCTGGAGTGGGGTCCGCGCGGCATCCGGGTCAACGCGGTGGCGCCGGGATTCGTCGAGACGCCGCTGACGGAGGGGTCGTCGCTCGTCCCCGGTCTTGTCGAGGACTACGTCGAGAACACCGCCATGGGGCGCGCGGGCAAGCCCGAGGAGATCGCCGAAGCGGTGGTGTTCCTCTGCTCGCCGAAGAACTCATGGCTCACCGGCGAGGTACTCGATCTCAACGGCGGCGCACACCTCAAGCGCTATCCGGATGTGCTGGGTCACGTCATGAAACTTGCGGAGGCTTAGTGATGAGCGCTCGCGCGAAGAGCAGACGGATATGAGTTTCGCGGGTAAGCAGGCCATCGTCACCGGCGCCGGATCGGGTATCGGCGCCGCCTTGTGCCGCGCGCTGGTCGAAGCGGGCGCGCATGTGGTCTGCACCGACATCGACGGTGAGGCCGCCGAGCGGACCGCGGCGGCGCTGGGTCACAACGCCCGGTCAGCGGGCCTCGACGTCACCGACGCATCGGCCGTACAGGCCGCCGTCGACGAGGTGGTCGACCGCGCCGGCCGACTCGACCTGATGTTCAACAACGCGGGAATCTGTTGGGGCGGTGACACCGAACTGCTCACGCTGGACCAGTGGAACGCGATCATCGACATCAACCTCCGCGGGGTCGTGCACGGCGTCGCGGCGGCCTACCCGCTGATGCTGCGGCAAGGCCACGGCCACATCGTCAATACCGCCTCGATGGCGGGCCTTACCGCGGCCGGCCAGATCACCAGTTACGTAACGACCAAGCACGCCGTCGTCGGGCTGTCGATGGCATTGCGCTCCGAGGCGGTTCCCCGCGGCGTCGGGGTGCTGGTGGTCTGTCCGGCTGCCGTCGAAACACCGATCCTCGACAAGGGCGCAATCGGCGGATTCGTCGGGCGTGACTACTTTCTGCAGACCCAGGGCGGTAAGCCGTATGACGCCGACCGGTTGGCGCGCGACGTCCTGCGCGCGATCGAGAAGAACAAGGCAATCCTGGTGAAACCGCGCATCGCGCGCGCTCAATGGCTGTTCGCCAGGCTCGCGCCGACACTGATGAATCGCCTGTCGATGCGGTTCATCGAGGGCCAGCGTGCCAAACAGGTCGAGGCGAGGTCCAAAGTCCGTTAGAAATAGCGGCGTGAACACCGAATTCACGCTGACACAGAAGCGTGCGCTTGCCATCGCGACCTTCGTCGCGATCCTCTTCGGCGCGTACTTCCTGCGTGATTACTTCATCCTGATCGTGGTCGCCGCGGTCGTCGCCTACCTGTTCCAGCCGCTCTACACACGTCTCAACAAGCGGCTCGGCACGGGTTTGTCGGCGACGCTGACGATGCTGGCGGCATTCGCGGCGGTGATCGTGCCGTTGAGCCTGTTCGTGTTCCTCGCGGTCGTCCAGATCACCACCATGGTCGAACGAGTCGCCGTCTGGGTCCAGCGCACCGACCTGTCCGCCCTTGGCGACCGGTCGCTGACGTTGGCCAACGAACTGCTGCACCGTGTGCCGTTCGTCAATTACACGATCACGCCGGAGTCGCTACAGGATTCAATGACGACGGTGGCGCAGGAAGTCGGCAAGTGGCTGCTCGGCATCCTGCAGGGTGCGGCGGGCGGGGCATTCGGCGCGATCACTGCGGCGATCCTGTTCCTGTACGTGTTCCTGTCGCTGTTGACCAATCGAGACAAGGTGCTGCTGCTCATCCGGCGGCTCAACCCGCTCGGCGAGGAGATCACCGACATCTACATGGCGAAAATGGGCGCCATGGTCAAGGGCACCGTCATGGGACAGTTCGTGATCGCCGTCTGCCAAGGTGTCGCCGGCGCCGCGTCGATCTATATCGCCGGATTCCACCAGGGCTTCTTCCTTTTCGCGGTCCTGCTGTCCGCGCTGTCGGTCATTCCGCTCGGAAGCGGCATCATCACCATTCCGTTCGGTGTCGGAATGATCTTGTTCGGCAACGTGTTCGGCGGTGTGTTCGTGATCCTGTTCCACCTCATCGTGGTGACGAACATCGACAACTTCCTGCGGCCGATTCTCGTTCCCCGCGCCGCCCGCCTGGACTCGGCGCTGATGCTGCTGGCGGTGTTCGCCGGTCTCGCGATGTTCGGTGCATGGGGCATCGTGATCGGCCCGGTGCTGATGATCATCATCGTCACCACCATCAGCGTGTACCTGGCCGTGTACAAGGGTGTGCCGATGGACGAACCCGATGGGAAAGAGGCGAAACCCAAGCGGCGAAACCCGTTCTGGCAGTTGGGCCGCCGGGTCAAGCAGAAGCGCGAAGAGGCCGATTCTGAACCTGATACCGATACTGACGAAGAGAAGGACGAGGCGAAGCCCGCGGCTACGTCAGGCGCTGATTGAAGAACTCGATGACGCGCTTCATCGCGTCGTCGGTGGGGTGGCCCTCGGAGTCGCGGCGCTCCAGCGTCAGCACGGAATGTGCCATCTTGCCGAAGCCGTGCTCGTTGCCCTTCTTCGAGTTGATCTCGATGACCTCGAACGCATCGCCAAGCCGGTCCTTGAGTGTCTTGAACCGCTCGGCGGGCACCAGCGGGTCCTCGCTGAATCGCAGACCCAACGCGCACAATCCCTCATCGGCCACGCGCCTTTCGACGATCTTCAGCTCGGCCTCTGACAGGCCGGGGTCGCGTCGCTGTTTCGGCGTGAGGGCAAACGGCAATGACGGCTGGCTGAGCACGGGCGCGAGCACACTGTCGTCGACAGCCGCCGCGAGCGCGAAGCCACCGGTGAAGCACTGACCGATCACACCGACACCCTTGCCCGGTGTCATGTCATTGAGGTCACGCGCCAACGCGCGCAGATAGTGCGCGACGGGGCGATCGGCGTTGGTCGCGGAGCCGGCGAATTCCTTGGCCACACAACCACGCAACATCACCGGGACCGCACCGGGGCGCATCGCAGGCGCCCCCGGAGTGCCGAACAGCGACGGAATTGCGACAGTGAACCCGTTGTCCACCAAATGATTTCCCAGCGCGAACACGCCAGGATGGGCGCCTGGCATCTCCGGGATGAGCACCACGCCCGGACCCTCGCCCCTGCGGTACACGTCATGGGTGAAGCCTGCCGCGGAGAACGGCGAAACGGTCCAGCCCGTGAGATCTGCTTGTGGAGCCGCCTGGCCGGCGACGTTGGGGTCGGGCACGGTCATGGCGTCTCCTATTTGGCAGTCGGCTACTTGGCAGGCAGTGGAGTGGCGGTCTGCGTCGCCGCAGCCAGCGTACGGAACTCGTCGCTCGTCGCGGCGCCGGTTATCGCAACTTGTGCCGGCCCCGTCGGGCCGTCCAGTCGCGTCGTCCACAGGGGCTCGCCGGGTCGCCCGTCGCGGTCTCCGCCGCCGTAGACCACCCAGTTGACGCCGTCGACGTCCTCGACGCCCGTCGGATACAGGTCAGGGTCCACCGAGCCGACGAGCTTGTCCTCGTCGGCGTTGCTCTGCGTCAGGCTCACATACAAGCCGCTGGGCGTCAGATATCCGACGGTCGAACTCACCGCGCGAAGGCGTTCCCCCGACTCTGGGTCGGTGCGGCCGCCGTCGATGCCGTTTCTACTGCCGGAGTTCGGCTGCCACTTCTCGGGTAGCTGCGGCAGCCGGATCGGGATCTTGAGGGCGTTGGCGTCGGCCTGCAGCGCGCCGGGCGCATCGTAGGTGGGCGCGGGCCCCTCAGCGGGCCCGCTGGCCTGAAACGAGCACATGCCCAGCACCCCGGCCAGCACGATGCAGGCCAGTATCAGCGGTGCAATCGACCAGAACATATCCCGGCCGTCGTGCAGCAACCGCGACTTAGCTGGCTTCGGAGCCGGCTGCGGCTGGGTGGTCATGTTCGCCAGTATCCCAGGTCCCAAACGCCGAGCGGCTAATGGGACAATCCCCCCATGACTCCCGCGCGCGGCGAAGCACCCGACCGTAACCTCGCCCTTGAACTCGTGAGAGTGACCGAAGCCGGCGCGATGGCCGCCGGCCGCTGGGTAGGTCGCGGCGACAAAGAGGGCGGTGACGGGGCAGCCGTCGACGCAATGCGCGAGCTGGTCAACTCCGTATCGATGCGCGGCGTCGTGGTGATCGGCGAGGGCGAGAAGGACAACGCGCCGATGCTCTACAACGGCGAAGAGGTCGGCAACGGTGACGGACCGGACTGCGACTTCGCGGTCGACCCGGTCGACGGCACCACGCTGATGAGCAAGGGCATGCCGAACGCCATCTCGGTACTCGCGGTGGCCGAGCGCGGCGCGATGTTCGATCCGTCGGCCGTCTTCTACATGAACAAGATCGCCGTCGGTCCTGACGCCGTGAACGCGATCGACATCACGGCGCCGATCGGCGAGAACGTCCGCGCCGTCGCCAAGGTGAAAGGGATGTCGGTGCGGGATGTCACCGTGTGCATCCTCGACCGGCCGCGCCACGAACAGCTCATCGCCGACGTACGTGAGTCCGGCGCCCGCATCCGGCTGATTTCCGACGGCGACGTGGCCGGTGCCATTTCGGCGTGCCGACCCAATTCGGGCACCGACATGCTGGCGGGCATCGGCGGTACCCCTGAGGGCATCATCACCGCCGCCGCCATCCGCTGCATGGGCGGCGCGATCCACGCCCAGCTCGCGCCCACCGACGAGAACGAACGCCAGAAGGCTGTCGACGCCGGTCACGACGTCGACCGGGTGCTCAAGACCGAGGACCTGGTGTCGGGGGAGAATGTGTTCTTCTGCGCCACCGGCGTCACCGACGGCGACTTGCTGCAGGGCGTGCGCTACACCGGCGGCGGCTGCACCACACAGTCCATCGTGATGAGAAGCAAGTCCGGCACCGTCCGGATGATCGAGGCGTACCACCGGCTGTCCAAACTCAACGAATACTCCGCGATCGATTTCACCGGCGACAGCAACGCGTTCTACCCGCTGCCATAGACGATCAAGCCGATCACACAACGAATAGGGAGCACAAATGCCCGACAGCGCTGCGGAAAGCACCGAGTACCGCATCGAACACGACACCATGGGTGAAGTCCGGGTGCCGGTCAACGCACTTTGGCGAGCCCAGACACAGCGCGCCGTGGAGAACTTCCCGATCTCCGGCCGTGGGCTCGAGCGCACCCAGATTCGGGCGCTGGGCCTGCTGAAAGGCGCCTGCGCACAGGTGAACAAGGACCTCGGCCTGCTGGCTCCCGAAAAGGCCGACGCCATTATCGCTGCCGCCGGTGAGATCGCCGACGGCCTGCATGACGACCAGTTCCCCATCGACGTGTTCCAAACCGGTTCGGGCACAAGCTCGAACATGAACACCAACGAGGTCATCGCCGGCGTCGCCGAGCGCAATGGTGTTTCGGTACATCCCAATGACGACGTGAACATGTCGCAGTCGTCCAACGACACCTTCCCCACCGCCACACATATCGCCGCCACCGAAGCCGCAGTGCGGCACCTGATTCCGGCGCTCGAAGTGCTACACGAGTCCCTCGCCTCGAAGGCCAACCAGTGGCGGACGGTCGTCAAGTCGGGCCGCACCCACCTGATGGATGCCGTCCCGGTGACCTTGGGCCAGGAGTTCAGCGGATATGCCCGCCAGGTCGAGGCCTCGATCGAACGGGTGAAGGCCACGCTGCCCCGGCTGGGCGAATTGGCCATTGGCGGAACCGCGGTGGGCACCGGGCTGAATGCTCCAGACGATTTCGACGAGCGGGTCGTCGCCGTGTTGACCGAGCAGACCGGGTTGGCCGAATTGCGTGTCTGCGCAAATCACTTCGAGGCGCAGGCCGCTCGTGACGGCCTGGTCGAGGCATCCGGCGCGCTGCGCACCACCGCGGTATCGCTGACCAAGATCGCCAATGACATCCGGTGGATGGGTTCGGGTCCGCTGACCGGCCTCGGCGAGATCCAGCTGCCCGACCTGCAACCGGGCAGCTCGATCATGCCCGGCAAGGTCAATCCGGTCATCCCGGAAGCCATCACCCAGGTCGCCGCGCAGGTGATCGGGAATGACGCCGCAATCACGTGGGGCGGTGGCAACGGGGCTTTTGAACTCAACGTGTACATCCCGATGATGGCCCGCAACCTGCTCGAGTCGTTCAAGATCCTGACCAACTCGTCCAAGCTGTTCGCAGAGCGCTGTGTCGACGGACTGGTCGCCAACGAGGAGCGCTTGCGTGAGCTGGCGGAGTCCTCGCCGTCGATCGTGACGCCGTTGAACTCCGCGATCGGCTACGAGGAAGCCGCCGCCGTCGCCAAGCAGGCACTCAAGGACAAGAAGACCATCCGCCAAACCGTGATCGACCGCGGGCTGATCGGCGACAAGCTCACGCTCGAGGAGCTCGACAAGCGCCTCGACGTGCTGGCCATGGCCAAGGTCAAGGACGGCACGCGATGAGCGCCTGCGCGAAGAGCATCGTGTCTCGCTAGACCTCGATGTATACGACCGCTACCAAGCGGGTATAGGCACAGGACACCGCTTTGGTCGGTTGAGTTCTGCCGGGCAATCGTGCGGTGCAGGGGTTGTTGGTTGTCTACGTGCCGGGA is part of the Mycolicibacterium tusciae JS617 genome and encodes:
- a CDS encoding SDR family NAD(P)-dependent oxidoreductase — its product is MSNGGERVARNAVVIGGASGIGWATAQALVVDGCRVTIADVNADGARERAAELGEPHTSAQVDVTDEASVKRLFGEAGPLDVVVNCAGFGSLGLITDLSVDEFRGVVDVCLNGSFIVAKYAGQKLSVGGSLVSISSLNGRQPAVGMSAYCSAKAGLSMLTQVAALEWGPRGIRVNAVAPGFVETPLTEGSSLVPGLVEDYVENTAMGRAGKPEEIAEAVVFLCSPKNSWLTGEVLDLNGGAHLKRYPDVLGHVMKLAEA
- a CDS encoding class II fumarate hydratase, translated to MPDSAAESTEYRIEHDTMGEVRVPVNALWRAQTQRAVENFPISGRGLERTQIRALGLLKGACAQVNKDLGLLAPEKADAIIAAAGEIADGLHDDQFPIDVFQTGSGTSSNMNTNEVIAGVAERNGVSVHPNDDVNMSQSSNDTFPTATHIAATEAAVRHLIPALEVLHESLASKANQWRTVVKSGRTHLMDAVPVTLGQEFSGYARQVEASIERVKATLPRLGELAIGGTAVGTGLNAPDDFDERVVAVLTEQTGLAELRVCANHFEAQAARDGLVEASGALRTTAVSLTKIANDIRWMGSGPLTGLGEIQLPDLQPGSSIMPGKVNPVIPEAITQVAAQVIGNDAAITWGGGNGAFELNVYIPMMARNLLESFKILTNSSKLFAERCVDGLVANEERLRELAESSPSIVTPLNSAIGYEEAAAVAKQALKDKKTIRQTVIDRGLIGDKLTLEELDKRLDVLAMAKVKDGTR
- the glpX gene encoding class II fructose-bisphosphatase, producing MTPARGEAPDRNLALELVRVTEAGAMAAGRWVGRGDKEGGDGAAVDAMRELVNSVSMRGVVVIGEGEKDNAPMLYNGEEVGNGDGPDCDFAVDPVDGTTLMSKGMPNAISVLAVAERGAMFDPSAVFYMNKIAVGPDAVNAIDITAPIGENVRAVAKVKGMSVRDVTVCILDRPRHEQLIADVRESGARIRLISDGDVAGAISACRPNSGTDMLAGIGGTPEGIITAAAIRCMGGAIHAQLAPTDENERQKAVDAGHDVDRVLKTEDLVSGENVFFCATGVTDGDLLQGVRYTGGGCTTQSIVMRSKSGTVRMIEAYHRLSKLNEYSAIDFTGDSNAFYPLP
- a CDS encoding dienelactone hydrolase family protein, coding for MTVPDPNVAGQAAPQADLTGWTVSPFSAAGFTHDVYRRGEGPGVVLIPEMPGAHPGVFALGNHLVDNGFTVAIPSLFGTPGAPAMRPGAVPVMLRGCVAKEFAGSATNADRPVAHYLRALARDLNDMTPGKGVGVIGQCFTGGFALAAAVDDSVLAPVLSQPSLPFALTPKQRRDPGLSEAELKIVERRVADEGLCALGLRFSEDPLVPAERFKTLKDRLGDAFEVIEINSKKGNEHGFGKMAHSVLTLERRDSEGHPTDDAMKRVIEFFNQRLT
- a CDS encoding formylglycine-generating enzyme family protein, whose translation is MTDDLVWIPKQTATLGSDRHYPEEAPARPVGVDGFSMMARTVTNTEFAEFVDATGYLTVAERPLDPAAYPDAPAENLQPGSMVFTRTQGPVDLRHLNLWWTWTPGASWRHPVGPLSSIDRRAEHPVVHIAYEDAEAYAAWAGMSLPTEAEWETAARGGLDQAEYTWGDEPESPDQRMANYWHGDFPWRPEKGYGRTAPVGSYQPNGYGLYDMAGNVWEWTTDWYGETRDNQPCCASDSFDPRQPQFQVPRRVVKGGSFLCADIYCLRYRPAARRPQPADTGMSHVGFRCVKR
- a CDS encoding AI-2E family transporter, whose protein sequence is MNTEFTLTQKRALAIATFVAILFGAYFLRDYFILIVVAAVVAYLFQPLYTRLNKRLGTGLSATLTMLAAFAAVIVPLSLFVFLAVVQITTMVERVAVWVQRTDLSALGDRSLTLANELLHRVPFVNYTITPESLQDSMTTVAQEVGKWLLGILQGAAGGAFGAITAAILFLYVFLSLLTNRDKVLLLIRRLNPLGEEITDIYMAKMGAMVKGTVMGQFVIAVCQGVAGAASIYIAGFHQGFFLFAVLLSALSVIPLGSGIITIPFGVGMILFGNVFGGVFVILFHLIVVTNIDNFLRPILVPRAARLDSALMLLAVFAGLAMFGAWGIVIGPVLMIIIVTTISVYLAVYKGVPMDEPDGKEAKPKRRNPFWQLGRRVKQKREEADSEPDTDTDEEKDEAKPAATSGAD
- a CDS encoding SDR family oxidoreductase, encoding MSFAGKQAIVTGAGSGIGAALCRALVEAGAHVVCTDIDGEAAERTAAALGHNARSAGLDVTDASAVQAAVDEVVDRAGRLDLMFNNAGICWGGDTELLTLDQWNAIIDINLRGVVHGVAAAYPLMLRQGHGHIVNTASMAGLTAAGQITSYVTTKHAVVGLSMALRSEAVPRGVGVLVVCPAAVETPILDKGAIGGFVGRDYFLQTQGGKPYDADRLARDVLRAIEKNKAILVKPRIARAQWLFARLAPTLMNRLSMRFIEGQRAKQVEARSKVR
- a CDS encoding SRPBCC family protein, which encodes MSDLNMSQTIHVSVPPAELYEMVSDVTRMGEWSPICQECWWDEGAGPHVGAWFTGRNVTPERTWETRSQVVAAEPGRRFAWEVNNGWVSWCYTFAPDGEGALLTESWIFLPAGIAGFRERYGADADAEIEKRRKAAENGIPATLAAIKKTAESGGQHAP
- a CDS encoding DUF4245 domain-containing protein, translating into MTTQPQPAPKPAKSRLLHDGRDMFWSIAPLILACIVLAGVLGMCSFQASGPAEGPAPTYDAPGALQADANALKIPIRLPQLPEKWQPNSGSRNGIDGGRTDPESGERLRAVSSTVGYLTPSGLYVSLTQSNADEDKLVGSVDPDLYPTGVEDVDGVNWVVYGGGDRDGRPGEPLWTTRLDGPTGPAQVAITGAATSDEFRTLAAATQTATPLPAK